One genomic window of Odocoileus virginianus isolate 20LAN1187 ecotype Illinois chromosome 8, Ovbor_1.2, whole genome shotgun sequence includes the following:
- the ARL11 gene encoding ADP-ribosylation factor-like protein 11 isoform X2 encodes MGSVSSRSHKAEAQVVMMGLDSAGKTTLLYKLKGHQLVETLPTVGFNVEPLEAPGQVRLTLWDVGGQSSLRASWKDYLEGTAVLVFVLDSTDEARLPEAVAELTEVLEDPHLDGVPLLVLANKQDAPHTLPLPKIRDRLGLRRFPGLCWELRACSALTGEGLPEALGTLRRLLSYRSPPSLQVGARGGRRET; translated from the coding sequence ATGGGGTCTGTGAGCTCCCGAAGTCACAAGGCGGAAGCCCAGGTGGTGATGATGGGCCTGGACTCGGCCGGCAAGACCACGCTCCTGTACAAACTGAAGGGTCACCAGCTGGTGGAGACCCTGCCCACCGTGGGTTTCAACGTGGAGCCCCTCGAGGCCCCCGGGCAGGTGCGCCTCACCCTCTGGGATGTCGGGGGGCAGAGCTCGCTCAGGGCCAGCTGGAAGGACTACCTGGAGGGCACGGCCGTCCTCGTGTTCGTGCTGGACAGCACGGACGAGGCCCGCTTGCCCGAGGCGGTGGCTGAGCTCACGGAGGTCCTGGAGGACCCCCACCTGGACGGCGTCCCCCTCCTGGTGCTGGCCAACAAGCAGGATGCACCCCACACCCTGCCTCTGCCCAAGATCCGAGACAGGCTGGGCCTGCGGAGGTTTCCGGGGCTCTGCTGGGAGCTGCGGGCCTGCAGTGCCCTCACCGGCGAGGGGCTGCCTGAGGCCCTGGGGACCCTGAGGCGTCTCCTGAGCTACCGCAGCCCCCCAAGTCTCCAGGTGGGTGCAAGGGGAGGCCGTCGGGAGACCTGA
- the ARL11 gene encoding ADP-ribosylation factor-like protein 11 isoform X1: MEDTLQSLLLNQGLPVAAMGSVSSRSHKAEAQVVMMGLDSAGKTTLLYKLKGHQLVETLPTVGFNVEPLEAPGQVRLTLWDVGGQSSLRASWKDYLEGTAVLVFVLDSTDEARLPEAVAELTEVLEDPHLDGVPLLVLANKQDAPHTLPLPKIRDRLGLRRFPGLCWELRACSALTGEGLPEALGTLRRLLSYRSPPSLQVGARGGRRET; the protein is encoded by the exons ATGGAAGACACCCTTCAGTCACTTCTACTCAACCAG GGTCTGCCAGTGGCCGCCATGGGGTCTGTGAGCTCCCGAAGTCACAAGGCGGAAGCCCAGGTGGTGATGATGGGCCTGGACTCGGCCGGCAAGACCACGCTCCTGTACAAACTGAAGGGTCACCAGCTGGTGGAGACCCTGCCCACCGTGGGTTTCAACGTGGAGCCCCTCGAGGCCCCCGGGCAGGTGCGCCTCACCCTCTGGGATGTCGGGGGGCAGAGCTCGCTCAGGGCCAGCTGGAAGGACTACCTGGAGGGCACGGCCGTCCTCGTGTTCGTGCTGGACAGCACGGACGAGGCCCGCTTGCCCGAGGCGGTGGCTGAGCTCACGGAGGTCCTGGAGGACCCCCACCTGGACGGCGTCCCCCTCCTGGTGCTGGCCAACAAGCAGGATGCACCCCACACCCTGCCTCTGCCCAAGATCCGAGACAGGCTGGGCCTGCGGAGGTTTCCGGGGCTCTGCTGGGAGCTGCGGGCCTGCAGTGCCCTCACCGGCGAGGGGCTGCCTGAGGCCCTGGGGACCCTGAGGCGTCTCCTGAGCTACCGCAGCCCCCCAAGTCTCCAGGTGGGTGCAAGGGGAGGCCGTCGGGAGACCTGA